atttatatataatattgtaCATAAAAAAAGGTCATAAAATTTTGCATACTCGACAAACATTCACAGTTGTATTGGAGTGGCATCATCTGTGTTCATCACATGAGATTattgtttaaatttcaaataaattatTGTTCCTAGAAATTATTTGAACTGTAATTACACATAACTAGAAATATGAGAGTTTGAGTCTACTAAATTATGTTTTCTTCCCAAACACATAGTCAAAAATCACGTGCAGATCTAGAGAGTATGTACACATAATAAAAAACAGTAGACTTTTTTTGCTGGTTTCTTCCCAAACTCAGTCAAAAAGATTCCTACACAAAATTCTTTAGATTGCTAAATTAATTACAGCTCtcagaaaaatagaaaagacTTCCTCTGAATAATTAAtcaaaaagggaaaagaaaaaaaaaatgagaaactcaggtgaagtcgacttcacgtgaagttgatacttgagagccgttagatgatttgactgatttgactaaattttcatctaacagctctcaggtatcaacttcacgtgaagtcaacTTTACCTGAGTTTTTACCAAAAAAGATAGATGAGGAGGATGtaaatcaaaagaaaagtaaataatttGAGTAGTGtatttgcttttgtttttcatatTCATATTTACGTGAAATTAACTACATCTGAATTTTCACGTTGTCttcataatatttaaaaattattagataatttgataaatttgactaaattattatctaataatttttaacgaATGTATGACAAATTGACAACAATAGAGAGTAGAGACACACAAGTGCGGTTTATGTGACATCATTGTGTTTTGGTTTCATGCTACAAACTAACCCGTGAACACTaataaataactaataataaaataaataataaaaataatattatttccCATTTACAAAATCATCACATTATATACCTAGTCAACTTTTTTCCTTTCATTCTCTCCATCTTGTATTTTTTTATGGTATAATAGGTATCAAATGCAAACATAAATAACATGATTATACTTATAAACCCAAAccggaataataataataataataataataataataataataataataataataattttaaaacatgGACACCAATATTTTAATGTTCATCTTATATAAACATCAAATTTACAAGGACTATAATATAAAATACCCATattaacacaaaaaaaaaattacaacatTACTTAAGCGAATGATTGAGCTGAGTTAAAGTTGACGAGTACCTGATAGCACTGAGGAGAGCCACAAGTAACATTTCTAAATGTGGTAGATCCAAGAGGAGCAAACAAAGTGGAAGAACATCCATCACAAGAAGTGCAAGGAATCCAAGCAACATCATTGCTAGTATCCATAGCCAAAAGCAATGTCTGAGGTGGATTTCCAATTTTAGCCCTAACAATGTAAGTAGGGCTCTGAATGATCTGCCTGCCTGAGGCAATTGGGACAACAGACCTGCCTGCCACAAGACTAGTTAGGTATTGAAGTCTGCCTTCATCTTTGGCTTGCATTTGGAGCACAGTGTCTTGCCATGAGAGTGGCTTTGGTGGTTTCACATGGAACACTTGGAGTGTTGAACTATGTTGTTGAGATTGGACTAGTAGGGTGCTTGAGAATAGTAGGAGGAGGATGGTGAGTGAAATTGAGAGCTTCATGGTTGGTGTTGGAACTTATTAGTTTGGTGATTTTAGAGGAGAGAATACCCAACTGCTATATATACATGTAGTCATGTagagaaaatatatttttttttttgaaaattggatttatttatttatttattttgcatATCTATtcataaaaagagaaaagagtacttaattacccaaaaaaaaaaaaaacacaattgttgacaaaaaatatataaaaaaattaaaatttaaaagtacccataaatgattttttttaaaaaaaaaaacaaagtttATGTAGCATTAataaaaggtttaattactaTGTGAGTCTCTATATTTTACTGAATTTTTGTTTAGGTACCTAtactttgtttttctttttgattgAGTTTCTATACtatatcaaattttataattaagtctCTACCATGATAAAAAtgctaaaattaaaagaatattcTGTTAAGTAAAATGAATATACCTAACGTTTGACTGAATATTCTATATagtttaacagaatattctgttaatttcAACGTTTTTGTCACGATAGAGACataattacaaaatttgatatgatatagagacctaattaaaaaaatatataaaaaacctaattgaaaattcaatGAAATGATAGAGAGttacagaataattaaactttaataaaattatttattttttaattagatttgcatataattattttgtttcaaaaataaTTGGTTAATGGTCAAATTGAtcgataaaaaaaattaagtgtgCATCAATTTAAttcttgaaaaatattttaaaagatataacaATGTATCAAATTGTTCAATTTATTAGTTACATGATAGTATATCgcaaaataatttatttcacGTGTTATCATttaattgacaaaaaaaaaaaataatttaaagcATCTAATCTTTAAAAAACTAAATGGATATATACATGCGTAACTTTTTAGATACCAGTTTAACTATTAACTCGTGATTTTGTTATCAACAATATAATTTGATCAGCAATTAGAATCTTTCATGAACATTTTTAGTCTAAAAAAGTGAAACCcatcttttattttgtatagaatttTTAACAGTATATAATATGTGTgtgtgtaatttttttttcttttaataaaagaaaattaaaaccaTGTTTTTTGGTGGAGATCACAACCAACTTTGTGAGAGCatatattttgtttgattttgatatttttgggCCAAGATCTTTTTTCTCCATTATTCCCATTGTTTTGATGGGGCATGTGGGTGTGTATGGGTTACTTATTAGTGTGGCACTATATATGTCTCTGGAGGTGTATAGTGATTAGTGTATATGACAAAAGGAGCAAATGAAATTGGATTGggtaaaaacaaaaattatttaaaaatgtttttaaattttgtaattgataaaatatttttaaattatttaaaaacgTAACAAAAATATATACTCATAAATTAAGATAGTTTAtgtttaataaaaaagaataatatgGCAAACAAAACTTCTCATATAATAAATGAGACGACTCTAATATTAGCAAGTGAATCACATCATATTTTTTCGTTAACGAAATAGATTTTTTATCATGActagatatttttaataaatttttaaattattttataggctttttttataataaaatttacgaacatttttatacatttttatcactgaaaaaataattctaatataTTTTCGGATTAGTATTGCCATCCTTACTAACTACATGCAACATGTATATATAGCTAGCATCAActttaatttatcattttttttttcttgaggCATGGGGCGAATAGAGGTGACAATGGAGTAGGTAGGAGACTATCCGATCCCACCCTATAATAATTTGTATAGAATCTATCTCGTTTCTACTCGTGGATAGAAAAAGTTGAAGCCTAACAAGTTTTTTCTGATACTCgtttctataattattaaaatctaataaataaaattaaattttaaaatttatataactatcatcacatacataacataaactaagatcaaaatttaaatacgatgtaatattattaaattttttactaattattttatatatatatatatatatatatatatatagatggataTTACCTAAATTTGATTTTGTCCCATCTCATCTAAGACTCTTCTCCGCAAAAAAATTCGCCTAATATCATAGAATAATTACTCGTCTTGAGCGAATAAAAGCAGAATAAATATCTACGAATTCGAGTAGTGTTGTCATCACTTCTAATGGTGGGTGTGTGTATGGGTCATCAAGTATAGTAGTAGACTAGTAGTGTAGTGGAGgttacacatatatatacagtTGCTGTAGAAGTAGAATTCAGTGGGATATTACAGACTGTACTCCATTCTCTTTTGTACCCTCCGGGGTCCTATCTCTTCAACACCCACATTATACAATGATTTTAGACATTATGTATTTTTGGGTAAAATCATTGAATATTGTTTCAATTTGCAACAAaggggaaaaaaataaaaaataaaaaagatagtAAGTTAAAGCTGTGGGCTAAATAATAATAGGTGAATTATATAGTAAAGATGTAAGtttataaatcttttttttatagaatGAAAGAGAGATTAAAAAAGGTAGGATTCACATTttgaataacaataaaataataaaaaataattataaaaaaatttattttctttctctaTACTACTTCAATCTGTATAATAGAGTACCCCTAATAATAATAGGTGAAGATTTTTTGTTTGTTGCCTTCTAGATGGTATATGCTTTCCAATAGAAGTGCAGATCTCAACACAGGAATTAAGATGTATCACTTTTGTCATTatgtaaaagtaaaataaatgcTACATTATGGTTTGTCTATTTATGTGTGCCTAGGATGCTATaaaacttttatttaatttgttaaatatatttGTAATTTAGAATGCTACCTAAACAACTTAGTTAAACAGCTACTCTCACATTTCATAAAGTGAAGAGAAGCCTAAAtgaaacataataataatatatataattttagtaTGTCTGTACTTATAGTGGCtataaaatattgataaaattaaaatcatattttttttttatattttagtaatttttttaagtaatattttcgaaaaaacattgctaaataataaaataataatactttaattttaataatacttttattttaaaataccATAATCGCGTTACGTAGTTATCGTAGTATAAATATACGCCTATACTAAAATAACTTTATAATAGTGTGACTTTAATTTTAGCTACGTTTTCTAAAAAcgttattaaataataaaataatattattttaattttaataatacttttcaaaatatcataaTTAGGTAGTCATCATAGTATGGACATACTAAAATGACTCTATAAAGTGACTTTaattttagtaatatttttaaaaaaatattattaaataataaaaaaatattactttaattttagtaatactttttaaaatatcatatatAATTATTGTATTATTATAGTATAAGTATActagaataattttataatataaattaggAGTTTTATAGACCAAATACACCTTTAGGAAGATTAGAAGTATAATACACTTTATATGTGTCTCTAAacattcttttatttaaaaaattgtcTAAACAGCACAAATTAAATGTGGGGTGTGCTAAACTTCCATAACAAGTTAATAACCATGGACATAAAGATTAAattgtttttattctttaaaCTAATTAACCTTCTCTTATATGTATATAATCCACATTTTATAATTTTGAGAGAGGAGTTCAATCTATTAATTTATAAGAAGACAGAAGAAAAGTGTTGATGCAAAAACACAGAGCGTGATTTCAGCTGAATTGGTCTCTGTGCTCTTTTGTTCTATATCTCGATTTTTACCATGTCACGGGTGCTATTAATTTATATGATTTTCTCCATattctatgtttttattttttccataTCTTTTGACTCCTTAACTTTTTGGCACCTTCTTTTTTCTAGGATGACTCATTACGCAAGCAAGTTTAATTTCTTTGTACATATGATGAAACACACGAGGGGTGAAATCaataaatcaaattcaattttaataaggGTTAATTTTGATGTACTGACTGTGTAAAACGTTTTACATCGTTGTAcaattatatttgtttttttatgatCATTTACGTatttaatgtaaaaaataattatttttattaatgtgaTATTACGTAATTAAATGtacgtataaaattattttacaccgacaattattaaaattaaatttttttaataactgcatatccaaatttaaaatttagaatttagaattttaaatattatcttAACCACAAGAGAGGTGAAATCACTGACttgaaattttgttttttcttcccttcttttatataaaaattagataagTTATTGTTGGATCCAATACTACTTATTTATTGAccaaaatttctaaaattaagatattcacaaattttttaaatttaaaaagaataatatatgTTTTTACTATTTTcgtgtatatttttattatacatTTTATGTTGAGAAAAAAGACAAACTTTTGTTGTATTTTTCAACAAAATTGATAATTGTATACaatgataaatattttatatattaaaattagttattaatataaaatataatataaatataaatatatattataaataaattaaattatatctatatttatttatacataaatatattaataattaattttagtgtataaataatatttttaatattttaatagtaaaaaaaaaattgctttCACTTTGTGGTCTAGTAATGATGCCGTGGTCCATGCAACCCTAATCTAACGTATTAGTCCCAAAAAGATTAATATTATTTGTTCAGGAAAGTGAACTAAAGATTCACGATCGGTTATCATTGATTTGGATTAATTAAAAAGTTGTAATTGTAATAATTGTTAATAAACTAAAGTAGCACTATGATTAGCAGCGTAGGACCCCCCTAGAAAATGGGActtatcaataattaattataatatcttaattattattgttgtgaATAATAATGTTCTGAAAACCTACTATATAGTGTCGGTTTCATGAATTCAAAAATGGAAAAACACATAGCTCACACACATAGCCATGTACCGACACAATTAAGTGGACAAATATAtgcttgtttttatttttttaattagggtataataatttttaaattagaagtGAGATCTTGATCTAATCAATGAAGTTATACATCAAGGATCATCATAACGTGCGTTTGGGTTTCCAATTAGAATTttccaaattaaaatatagatAGAATTATAACCGAGAATATgtctcttatatatatatatatatatatatatatatatatatatatatatatatatatatatatattcttatgctgaataaattttattaattcaactattaaattatattacattattaaataataaaatttcatataatttaaatattaataaatatgtaATCTAATagtgatatttttatatactttttatttttataatgtatgtaaaaataaaatattataacgACCTATCAAATTAATTGttaacttttataaaattttcttAAATGAATCTATATAATTGTTAAATAGTAACTACTTAAGTTGATctttgagaaaataaaaattttaatcaactgtaatttataaattaaatagagTGATATTTAAAAGAATCACTCCGATAATCAAATCAATAGTCATGCTAATGAGTTATAGCTTAAATGGCATAATCTTCCCatactaaattaaaaatttgcgGATTCGAGTCTcctatctttggtaaaaaaaaaaatcaattcagTAGTCattcaaattataatttattcattacaaatttaaaaaagaattatttgtatcaaattattttatgatttagtTATGTTTTAAGATCGTGTGTTTGGATCGAATAAAGTGTCTTTAAtccaaattaaatgaaaatattCAACCATatattagtaaaataataatgTTCAATTAACATCAgggttaatttttttggatattgaaTAAAAATTGGTGTAATCCTTTAATATTGGAAGTTATAATGTTTTACAAAATTATGGGGGCTATAGAATTCGCAGAGTACGAATTTCTCAGAttaatgtttttttaatttataaagacAATACACAAACTGcgtattgtattattttaatattaaattataatacaCAGTTTGCGCATTGTAAATACACCGTCTGCATATTGTCAGTACAATACGTATTCTGCGTATTGTGCTTGCACAGAATAACGCTCCCATAACACTATAAAACTCTACTTTTTGTAACATTAACGTAAAACTCTCTACACTCTtccatattaaaataaaaaatcctgaGAATGGAGCATGATGAGAATATATGAAATGTAATGAACAATTTACAAACATGTGATTTGACTATAGAGATGGGCAGGTTCACTCACACTCACATGCTTCCTCTCTAGCTACTTCAATTCATTcagattatttatttattttttaaataaaaacaattgAATCTCTTAACATATACTAGACTACTAGTTTGGATGCCAGCCAAAAAGACAATATTTTGAGTTGAATTCTACATTCTAATAAAGGGATTGTAAATTAGTAATAAGTTGTGAATAATTTCAGAAGATACATTATCATTTGTTTCTACAATAATCATCCATTTTCAGCCAATGAACTATTATTGGGGGTTACTATtatgaaataatatttttatagggtaaagtatattttttgtctctcaaatttgataaaaattttaaaattatttctaagttttattttattttaattttatcttaaaaattttcgatttacatcaaatatatctctcgtgtttaatttttaaaaaaatttagaactaATTGAACAATAATTACATAAGAATAACCTTTAATAcaaataaatcaaacataattacatgtattattattgaattaatcttacattttttaaaaatttagctgTCAGGAATATATATAATGTAAATCGAAAATTTTttagacaaaattaaaacaaaataaaatttaagaatacttttaaaatttttgccaAAGGATAAAAAAATCTATTCTATCctctttatatttataattaagtatggtcataaattaataaaaaaaataagagatgGATTGTTGTTTCTTGAATTAGTTAAACATGATTCAAATGAATCAAAATGTCACTTTTTGATTACATAATCATAGTATTTTATAACTGAAACTGTTTTTAATGTTACATATGAATGAGTGTATGCAATTACCTGCAAATCcaaattgatttaaattttgatCAGGTCACATCTTACATACAAATTTTACGAAAATATttaacaacaaaaaatattaacaaaaaattattaaaatttattatttttattttacttaatatattctgtaataaataaatattaaataaaacaaatttaaattgtttaaattaattattttttatctccTTGATATTGTCAAAAACTTTATTAATCCAAATTAAtcaaacattaattaatttagttgtTATATCTCATGGGTAGTATTGATCCATATTCCATAACATCAACATCAACGGTATAATTCAaccaaaatattatatattttatatactttttacaatttatattaaaataattgataaaatatacaaaaatttatcCAAAGTGGTACTTACGCGTTGTTTTATCCAATTTAGTATTCTCATTCTATAAAATCCACGCAATTTACATGgcttttcttctttccttccTATTAAGAACAATGCAAAATTACTTTACACGCCAAGTTACAACTAACAATCTTAACGCGCCACAAACATAGCATATAAAACCCCCACAATGCATTCATTCCAATATGCTTCATATAATtcaagaacaagaaaatccttGCCAATTACAAAATTGTTAATTGGTagcaatttaattaattaatttactttataGCGATATATATAGTGATGATGAGCATGGTAGAGTTTGAGAGTGCTCTAAAATATTTTGATGAAAATGGGGATGGAAAAATTTCCCCTTTGGAGCTCAAGAACCGTGTGGCTATTTTAGGTGGCGAGTTTCGGTATGAAGATGCCGAAATGGCCATCGCCGCGTGGGATTCGGACGGCGATGGATTCTTGAGTTTGAATGATTTTGTTGAGTTGATGGAAGAGTCCGGGAAAGAAGAGATGCTGAATGATTTAAAAGAAGCTTTTGAGATGTATATTGATGTTGAAGAGTTGAGTGAGTTCATAACTCCAAAGAGTTTGAAAAGGATGCTTGGAAAGTTGGGAGAATCAAAATCTATTAATGAATGTGAACTTATGATCAAACATTTTGATCTCAATGGAGATGGCCTTCTTAGCTTTCAAGAATTTGTAATTATGATGGGACTTGAAGATACTACTAGTTAATAGATTGCTGTATATATAAGatagaattcaaattttaaatatttgtttaaaTAGACAAATAAGTCAATTATTAGACTAACTTAAGTAGTTTAGAATTTAaccaatatttatttatttatttgtttattttagaataatattatgtgatcaataaatattattattttttatcagtAATAATTTATACTCATATTTACACTCATATTTACACTCATATTTACAGACGTTTTACACataaaaaagtgaaaaacaTATAATTTGCATATATATTCACTAAGCATtctagaaagaagaaaaaagctcAATAGTATtctagaaagaagaaaaaagct
This sequence is a window from Arachis stenosperma cultivar V10309 chromosome 10, arast.V10309.gnm1.PFL2, whole genome shotgun sequence. Protein-coding genes within it:
- the LOC130956578 gene encoding calcium-binding protein CML37-like, with protein sequence MMSMVEFESALKYFDENGDGKISPLELKNRVAILGGEFRYEDAEMAIAAWDSDGDGFLSLNDFVELMEESGKEEMLNDLKEAFEMYIDVEELSEFITPKSLKRMLGKLGESKSINECELMIKHFDLNGDGLLSFQEFVIMMGLEDTTS